In a genomic window of Pseudoxanthomonas sp. Root65:
- a CDS encoding FAD-binding oxidoreductase produces the protein MSDPRLEALQHAVPALRLKTDPADLEHYGRDWTRRWTPAPLAIALPVTVEEVQAVVRWANEHRVAVVPSGGRTGLSGGAVATNGELVLSLERMNQALEFNAVDRTLTVQAGMPLEAVHNAAREHGLVYPVDFAARGSCAIGGNIATNAGGIRVIRYGNTREWIAGLKVVTGVGDVLELNKALIKNSSGYDLRHLFIGSEGTLGIVVEATVRLTDPPPPTNVMLLALPSFEVLMQVFAAFRERLQLEAFEFFTDRALQHVLAHGAQKPFDEIHPYYVVTEFAIGDEAKEAAAMAAFEACMEQGWVSDGVISQSDAQAAQLWRLREGITEALARYVPYKNDVSVRISAMPAFLAQTQALLGEAYPQFEVVWFGHIGDGNLHINVLKPEGMENADFVTQCEQVTKLLAASLTRHQGSISAEHGIGLVKKGYLESTRSAGEIAVMRGIKQVLDPNGLMNPGKLFDT, from the coding sequence ATGAGCGATCCGCGCCTGGAAGCCCTGCAGCACGCCGTCCCGGCGCTGCGCCTGAAGACCGATCCTGCCGATCTCGAGCACTATGGCCGCGACTGGACCCGGCGCTGGACGCCGGCGCCGCTGGCCATCGCGCTGCCGGTCACGGTCGAGGAAGTGCAGGCCGTCGTGCGTTGGGCGAACGAGCATCGGGTCGCCGTGGTGCCCTCGGGCGGACGTACCGGCCTGTCCGGCGGTGCGGTCGCCACGAACGGCGAACTTGTGCTGAGCCTGGAGCGGATGAACCAGGCGCTGGAGTTCAATGCGGTGGACCGCACGCTGACCGTGCAAGCCGGCATGCCGCTGGAAGCCGTACACAATGCGGCACGTGAGCATGGGCTGGTCTACCCGGTGGACTTCGCCGCACGCGGCTCCTGCGCGATCGGCGGCAACATCGCCACCAACGCCGGTGGCATCCGCGTGATCCGCTACGGCAACACGCGCGAGTGGATCGCCGGCCTGAAGGTCGTCACCGGCGTCGGCGACGTGCTCGAGCTCAACAAGGCGCTGATCAAGAATTCCAGCGGCTACGACCTGCGCCACCTGTTCATCGGTTCCGAGGGCACGCTGGGGATCGTGGTCGAAGCCACCGTGCGTCTTACCGATCCGCCGCCGCCGACCAACGTCATGCTGCTGGCGCTGCCCTCGTTCGAGGTATTGATGCAGGTATTCGCCGCGTTCCGCGAACGCCTGCAACTGGAGGCCTTCGAGTTCTTCACCGACCGCGCGCTGCAGCACGTGCTGGCGCATGGCGCGCAGAAGCCGTTCGACGAGATCCATCCGTACTACGTGGTCACCGAGTTCGCCATCGGCGACGAGGCGAAGGAAGCGGCGGCGATGGCGGCCTTCGAGGCCTGCATGGAGCAGGGCTGGGTCAGCGACGGCGTGATCAGCCAGTCCGATGCGCAGGCCGCGCAGCTGTGGCGCCTGCGTGAGGGCATCACCGAGGCACTGGCGCGGTACGTGCCGTACAAGAACGACGTGTCGGTGCGCATCTCGGCGATGCCGGCCTTCCTGGCCCAGACACAGGCGCTGCTGGGCGAGGCCTATCCGCAGTTCGAGGTGGTGTGGTTCGGCCACATCGGCGACGGCAACCTGCACATCAACGTGCTGAAGCCCGAGGGCATGGAGAACGCGGACTTCGTCACCCAGTGCGAGCAGGTCACCAAGCTGCTGGCGGCCTCGCTGACACGCCACCAGGGCAGCATCTCGGCCGAGCACGGCATCGGCCTGGTCAAGAAGGGCTATCTGGAAAGTACGCGCAGCGCCGGCGAAATCGCGGTGATGCGCGGCATCAAGCAGGTGCTGGACCCGAACGGACTGATGAATCCGGGCAAGCTGTTCGACACCTGA
- a CDS encoding DUF2388 domain-containing protein, with amino-acid sequence MSRLILAGVLLAFSVPALAGSFAGSSAGASSAGSSASSGSSSGDDKVVVQAREDAASFVATEGRIRGAQLEAALRHLREKDEAARKASDMQLAQAILAR; translated from the coding sequence ATGTCCCGATTGATCCTGGCCGGCGTGTTGCTGGCATTCTCCGTGCCGGCGCTGGCTGGCAGCTTCGCCGGTTCTTCCGCCGGCGCGTCCTCGGCCGGCTCGTCGGCCTCGTCCGGCAGCTCGTCCGGCGACGACAAGGTCGTCGTGCAGGCGCGCGAAGACGCCGCCAGCTTCGTCGCCACCGAAGGCCGCATCCGCGGCGCGCAGCTGGAAGCCGCGTTGCGTCACCTGCGCGAGAAGGATGAAGCCGCTCGCAAGGCCAGCGACATGCAGCTGGCGCAGGCCATCCTGGCCCGCTGA